In Maridesulfovibrio frigidus DSM 17176, a genomic segment contains:
- a CDS encoding methyl-accepting chemotaxis protein — MIKNLSIGGRFILLLVTMFLFLLLSGSMFMMQNQEIADYGVNQVQKVMLADQKAKIKVATKTIALSLGEDLKDVPGLDNKIKFIRKSVDKIRFEDDKSGYFFVYKGTTNVALPPKKSLQGKDLKGAKDKNGVYFVQELDRAANAGGGFVSYVYDKPGKGIQPKLGYALLIPGTDMWIGTGVYIDNIDVEADRISSAMISTAKSGTIKIVMIVGAILLFLIIPLCIFMVRSITSPLQDSTDAATKVASGDLTVQLDPQGKNEISTLQNALNDMVVTLSSNLENIKIKGAEAEEQTRVAKLAAEEANEARMQAEGAKREGMHMAADKLESVLKNIVEISKNVEESTDQIMIGSDFQKQRITETATAMEEMNATVLEVARNATETNQDTEDTKDKATEGQQVVLGTIESMVRIQTQTNELEELMGKLSTQSIDIGKVIGVINDIADQTNLLALNAAIEAARAGEAGRGFAVVADEVRKLAEKTIGATDEVEKSIALIQSLAKQNISGMQIAVKAISEATRHSRSSGEVLAEIVELAGNAAGQVQSIATAAEEQSATSEEINRSIGEIDSMTEDNARSSMRAAEGAKDLSGEVDALVSLVEELRT, encoded by the coding sequence ATGATCAAGAATTTATCTATTGGAGGCAGATTTATATTGCTTCTAGTGACAATGTTTTTGTTTCTGCTTTTAAGTGGCTCTATGTTTATGATGCAGAATCAAGAAATTGCCGATTATGGAGTCAATCAAGTTCAGAAGGTTATGCTTGCAGATCAAAAAGCTAAAATTAAAGTCGCCACTAAAACAATTGCTCTTTCTTTAGGCGAAGATTTGAAAGATGTTCCTGGGCTGGACAATAAAATTAAATTTATAAGAAAATCTGTTGATAAAATTAGATTTGAAGATGATAAGTCTGGATATTTCTTTGTGTATAAAGGGACAACCAATGTAGCTTTGCCTCCCAAGAAATCGCTTCAAGGTAAGGATTTAAAAGGGGCTAAAGATAAAAATGGCGTTTATTTTGTTCAGGAGCTCGACCGTGCAGCAAACGCTGGCGGAGGATTTGTTTCCTACGTTTACGATAAGCCCGGTAAGGGAATTCAGCCGAAACTTGGTTATGCTCTTTTGATACCTGGCACAGATATGTGGATTGGAACAGGCGTATATATTGATAATATTGATGTAGAAGCGGATCGTATCAGCAGTGCGATGATTAGCACGGCTAAATCGGGAACGATTAAGATTGTTATGATCGTTGGCGCTATTTTGCTTTTCTTGATTATTCCACTATGTATTTTTATGGTCCGGTCAATCACCAGCCCTCTTCAGGATTCTACCGATGCCGCAACAAAAGTTGCTTCCGGTGATTTGACAGTACAGCTTGACCCGCAAGGTAAGAACGAAATTTCTACCCTACAAAATGCGTTGAATGATATGGTCGTGACCTTGTCTTCTAATTTAGAGAATATTAAAATAAAAGGTGCAGAGGCTGAAGAACAGACTCGCGTTGCTAAACTGGCAGCGGAGGAAGCGAATGAAGCGCGGATGCAGGCAGAAGGTGCAAAGCGCGAAGGTATGCATATGGCTGCAGACAAGTTGGAGTCTGTATTAAAAAATATTGTTGAGATTTCTAAAAATGTTGAAGAAAGTACAGACCAGATCATGATTGGTAGTGATTTCCAGAAGCAGCGTATTACAGAAACTGCGACGGCAATGGAAGAAATGAATGCCACAGTTCTGGAAGTTGCACGAAATGCTACAGAGACCAATCAGGATACTGAAGATACAAAAGATAAAGCAACTGAGGGGCAGCAGGTTGTTCTGGGTACGATCGAGTCAATGGTTAGAATTCAAACACAGACCAATGAACTCGAAGAATTGATGGGCAAGCTTAGCACTCAGTCTATTGATATCGGTAAAGTTATAGGTGTAATTAATGACATTGCGGATCAGACAAATCTGCTGGCACTTAATGCGGCTATCGAAGCAGCGCGGGCTGGTGAAGCTGGACGTGGGTTTGCTGTTGTTGCTGACGAAGTTCGTAAGCTTGCAGAGAAAACCATCGGCGCTACAGACGAAGTTGAAAAGAGTATTGCTTTAATTCAGTCTCTTGCTAAGCAGAACATTTCAGGAATGCAGATAGCTGTTAAGGCTATCAGTGAGGCTACTAGGCATTCTAGGTCTTCAGGGGAAGTTCTTGCAGAAATTGTAGAGCTTGCTGGAAATGCGGCCGGACAGGTTCAGTCTATTGCAACAGCAGCAGAAGAGCAGTCTGCAACTTCAGAAGAGATTAACCGCAGTATTGGAGAAATTGATTCCATGACTGAGGATAACGCAAGAAGTAGTATGCGAGCTGCTGAAGGTGCTAAAGACCTTTCTGGAGAAGTTGATGCTCTTGTTTCCTTGGTAGAAGAGTTAAGAACGTAA
- the ldhH gene encoding L-lactate dehydrogenase (quinone) large subunit LdhH: MQDAKSFKEYKTQVREALGDDFLRTAMDNFAIAYRASRANAFKEIDDKALIKDIAEAKACSTANMDELYAQFKEEAEKNGAVVHLAADAQEANEIIARIAKDENCTKIVKSKSMTAEETLLNHHLEAENLEVVETDLGEWIIQLRHEGPSHMVMPAIHLSRHQVSDTFTDATGKKQDADIQKLVKVARRELRQKFTEADMGVSGCNFAIAETGTIGIVTNEGNARLVTTLPRVHVALMGLDKLTPKLHDALRVLRALPRNATGQAITSYVTWITGSNECAVAEDDRKKVHFVFLDNGRRALAKDPVFAQVLQCVRCGACANVCPVYRMVGGHKMGHIYIGAIGLILTYFFHGTDKAKNLVQNCINCGACKEICAGGIDLPGLIKEIHARIQDEEGHPLSSALLGKMMKNRKLFHKFLRIAKYAQKPVAGNDGFLRHLPMIFAPDHDFRSLPVVAEVPFRDMWAKVKPAKTANPKYKVAIFSGCVQDFVYPEQSVATVESMRGKGVELEYPMDQSCCGLPLQMMGEKVAGRDVAIQNMEAFENSDCEYILTMCASCASHLKHNYPKMLGHDPKYAIRVQEFADKVIDYSSFMNDVVGIYEADFRQTKGDKVTYHAPCHLCRGLDVKAAPRELMVKAGLEYIECAEEEVCCGFGGTYSVKFPKISEQLLSKKMHNVEETRAEVLLTDCPGCVMQLRGGANKNGLDIEVKHVAELIAERRK, from the coding sequence ATGCAGGATGCTAAAAGTTTTAAAGAGTATAAAACTCAGGTCAGAGAAGCTTTAGGTGACGATTTTCTGCGGACCGCAATGGACAATTTTGCCATTGCCTATCGTGCAAGCAGGGCAAATGCCTTCAAAGAAATTGATGATAAAGCACTGATAAAAGATATTGCTGAAGCAAAAGCATGTTCCACTGCGAATATGGATGAGCTTTACGCTCAGTTCAAAGAAGAAGCAGAAAAGAACGGCGCTGTTGTTCACTTAGCTGCAGATGCGCAAGAAGCTAATGAAATCATTGCCCGTATCGCAAAAGACGAAAACTGCACAAAAATTGTGAAGTCTAAGTCAATGACTGCGGAGGAAACTCTTCTAAATCACCATTTAGAAGCTGAGAACCTTGAAGTTGTCGAAACTGACCTAGGTGAGTGGATCATCCAGCTTCGTCATGAAGGTCCTAGCCATATGGTTATGCCCGCTATTCATCTCTCCCGTCATCAGGTCAGCGATACGTTTACCGATGCAACTGGCAAAAAGCAGGATGCTGATATTCAGAAGCTTGTTAAAGTTGCTCGTCGGGAACTGCGCCAGAAATTTACTGAAGCCGATATGGGTGTTTCTGGTTGTAACTTCGCAATCGCGGAGACTGGAACCATCGGTATCGTAACTAATGAAGGTAACGCTAGACTCGTTACCACTTTGCCAAGAGTTCATGTTGCTCTGATGGGTCTTGATAAGCTCACACCAAAATTACATGACGCTTTACGCGTTCTCAGAGCCTTGCCTCGTAATGCTACAGGGCAGGCGATCACTTCTTATGTTACCTGGATCACCGGGTCTAACGAGTGTGCCGTGGCTGAGGATGACAGGAAGAAAGTGCACTTCGTGTTTTTGGACAATGGAAGACGTGCTCTCGCTAAAGACCCGGTGTTCGCTCAAGTGCTACAATGCGTTCGCTGCGGAGCATGTGCCAATGTCTGTCCTGTTTATCGCATGGTCGGCGGCCACAAGATGGGCCATATCTATATAGGGGCTATCGGCCTCATTCTCACTTACTTCTTCCACGGAACTGATAAGGCTAAGAATCTTGTACAGAACTGCATTAACTGCGGGGCCTGTAAAGAAATTTGCGCCGGCGGCATAGATCTCCCAGGATTGATTAAAGAGATTCACGCCAGAATTCAGGACGAGGAAGGGCATCCGCTATCATCCGCGCTTCTTGGAAAGATGATGAAAAACCGCAAACTGTTCCATAAGTTCCTGCGCATTGCAAAATATGCTCAGAAACCTGTAGCAGGAAATGACGGTTTCCTTCGTCATCTACCGATGATCTTTGCGCCGGATCACGATTTCAGATCACTACCTGTAGTTGCAGAAGTTCCATTCAGGGATATGTGGGCAAAAGTTAAGCCTGCAAAAACAGCTAATCCTAAATATAAAGTCGCGATTTTCTCCGGCTGTGTTCAGGATTTTGTATACCCAGAACAGTCTGTCGCAACCGTTGAAAGTATGCGTGGCAAGGGTGTTGAACTTGAATATCCGATGGATCAGTCCTGTTGTGGACTACCGCTTCAGATGATGGGTGAGAAGGTCGCAGGGCGTGACGTTGCCATCCAGAACATGGAAGCATTTGAAAATTCAGACTGCGAGTATATTTTGACCATGTGTGCATCCTGCGCATCACATCTCAAACATAACTATCCTAAGATGCTCGGACATGATCCTAAGTACGCCATTCGCGTTCAGGAATTTGCAGATAAGGTCATTGATTACAGCTCATTTATGAATGATGTTGTCGGGATTTATGAGGCTGATTTCAGACAGACTAAAGGTGATAAAGTTACCTATCACGCTCCTTGTCATCTTTGCAGAGGGCTGGACGTTAAAGCCGCTCCTCGCGAATTGATGGTTAAAGCAGGGCTTGAATATATTGAATGTGCTGAAGAAGAAGTCTGCTGTGGATTTGGTGGAACTTACTCTGTAAAATTTCCTAAAATATCAGAACAGCTTCTTTCAAAGAAAATGCACAACGTAGAAGAGACCCGTGCAGAAGTTCTTCTTACAGACTGCCCCGGTTGCGTAATGCAGCTTCGCGGTGGAGCAAATAAGAATGGTCTTGATATTGAAGTAAAACACGTAGCAGAGCTTATAGCTGAGCGCAGAAAATAG
- a CDS encoding lactate utilization protein, translated as MTVKSENVKLFTEKAELVSAVVSEVSSLAEAYQYTIDLCGKKEACKLLVSGCEEALSDKADALCETKFGKTIAAPALNKKQFSALEKQCVENGFQLLKDGLRKHLGGIDIGFTFADHGIAETGTIVLNSRSEELRIATMISEVHVAVLPKSKIVADSYALESYMEECMRSCDYTAFITGPSRTADIERVLAIGVHGPLELHILLLEDK; from the coding sequence ATGACAGTCAAAAGCGAAAATGTCAAACTTTTCACTGAAAAAGCCGAACTCGTCTCGGCCGTAGTGTCAGAGGTTTCGTCGTTAGCTGAAGCCTATCAGTATACAATTGATCTTTGCGGTAAAAAAGAAGCTTGCAAATTGCTAGTTTCAGGGTGTGAAGAAGCGCTCTCAGATAAAGCTGATGCACTTTGTGAAACCAAATTTGGTAAAACAATTGCTGCTCCTGCTCTCAATAAAAAACAATTTTCCGCCCTTGAGAAACAGTGCGTAGAGAATGGATTTCAGCTTCTGAAAGACGGACTCCGCAAACACTTAGGTGGCATCGATATCGGGTTTACTTTTGCCGATCACGGCATTGCAGAAACCGGAACTATTGTCCTTAACTCCCGCAGTGAAGAGCTCAGAATAGCAACAATGATCAGCGAAGTTCACGTTGCTGTACTACCAAAATCCAAGATTGTTGCAGATTCGTATGCGCTTGAATCCTACATGGAAGAATGCATGAGAAGTTGCGATTACACCGCATTCATTACTGGCCCAAGCCGTACTGCTGATATCGAGCGCGTTCTTGCCATCGGTGTACATGGACCGTTGGAACTTCATATTCTTCTTTTGGAGGACAAATAA
- a CDS encoding acetate kinase, which translates to MKILVINAGSSSIKYQLLDAKDGCALASGIVERIGDDMGSLTHKGFIGSANEYKEKMECPFPTHREGMHEVVKLLVDPEKGVIKDHSEISGIGHRIVHGGERFYAPVEIDEDVLQGIRDVIPLAPLHNPGHVIGIEVAMELFPGVRQVAVFDTSFHQTMEPKAYQFGVPYELYEEFGIRRYGFHGTSHKFVAREAAKYLGKPMEECNLVTVHLGNGASLCAIKNGKCYDTSMGLTPLGGIIMGTRCGDIDPAIIGFICDKKGMSVSEVEHMLTHDSGLKGICGSNDLRDIHTRIEEGDERAVLALEMATHRVRQFIGSYFFELGRVDAVIFTAGIGENDPEYRAKTCADLENFGIVMDKDKNWNWDRTPSAISADESPVKVLVIATNEELEIANDTVAVLGL; encoded by the coding sequence ATGAAAATATTAGTAATAAACGCAGGAAGCTCATCTATAAAGTATCAGCTTCTTGATGCAAAAGACGGTTGTGCTCTTGCCTCTGGCATAGTTGAACGCATTGGTGATGATATGGGTAGCCTTACTCATAAAGGTTTCATTGGCAGTGCCAACGAATACAAAGAAAAAATGGAATGCCCTTTCCCGACTCATAGAGAAGGGATGCATGAAGTTGTAAAGCTTTTGGTTGATCCAGAAAAAGGAGTTATCAAAGACCACTCTGAAATTTCTGGAATCGGTCACCGCATAGTGCATGGTGGCGAGCGTTTCTATGCACCTGTCGAAATTGATGAAGATGTTCTTCAGGGAATCAGAGATGTTATCCCGTTAGCTCCATTGCACAACCCAGGTCACGTTATCGGTATTGAAGTTGCGATGGAACTATTTCCAGGTGTCAGGCAGGTTGCTGTTTTCGACACATCCTTCCACCAGACAATGGAACCGAAAGCATATCAATTCGGCGTTCCTTACGAACTTTATGAAGAGTTCGGTATCAGACGTTACGGTTTTCACGGAACATCTCACAAATTTGTGGCCCGCGAAGCAGCAAAATACCTTGGTAAGCCGATGGAAGAGTGCAATCTTGTAACGGTTCACCTTGGTAACGGAGCTTCTCTTTGCGCCATTAAAAACGGTAAATGTTATGACACTTCAATGGGATTAACTCCTCTTGGCGGAATCATAATGGGTACACGTTGCGGAGATATCGATCCTGCAATTATCGGATTTATTTGCGATAAAAAGGGAATGAGCGTTAGTGAAGTTGAACATATGCTCACTCATGATAGCGGGTTGAAAGGAATCTGCGGATCAAACGATTTGCGTGATATCCACACTCGTATTGAAGAAGGTGACGAACGTGCAGTTCTTGCCCTAGAAATGGCAACACATAGAGTTCGCCAATTCATAGGTTCTTATTTCTTTGAACTCGGCAGAGTTGATGCTGTAATATTCACTGCAGGTATCGGAGAGAACGATCCTGAATATAGAGCAAAAACCTGTGCAGATCTCGAAAACTTCGGTATCGTAATGGATAAAGATAAAAACTGGAATTGGGACAGAACTCCGTCAGCAATCAGTGCAGACGAAAGCCCAGTGAAAGTCTTGGTTATTGCGACCAATGAAGAACTTGAAATTGCTAATGATACTGTAGCTGTTCTCGGACTTTAG
- the pta gene encoding phosphate acetyltransferase translates to MSNNLYITATEEKSGKSAIALGIMQLLLRDIQHVAIFRPIINDNQTGSRDHDINLIMSYFNLGIEYEDTYAYTLKEARELINGGKHSLLLENILNKYSQLEEKYDFVLCEGTDFQGKDQNFEFDINAEIAANLGCPVLLVANGRGKTNEDIIASTQLVIDALEDKGVDTVAAIINRITAPESEMAEILSSIKCKARCAQDLLVYAIEEDESLGNPSMNDVRNWLAASVLYGHGRLDTLVDDYVIAAMRIGNFLEYIESGSLIITPGDRSDIILSSLASRLSTSFPDISGILLTGGLQPSSSVHRLIEGWTGVPIPILSVDTNTYRTTQVLSELYGRIDPHDQRKTASALGTFESHVNTNELRQRLISTKSVKVTPKMFEYKLVQKAKAHKQCIVLPEGTAERVLRAADMLTRRGVANIVLLGKADKVGAKISSLGLEMHDVRILDPESSPQFEDYCNTYFKLREHKGIRMSDARDRMLDPTYFGSMMVYMGDADGMVSGSVTTTAQTIRPAFEFIKTKPGASIVSSVFLMCLKDRVLVFGDCAVNPNPNAEQLAEIALSSAATAKIFGVEPRVALLSYSTGQSGKGADVEKVKEAVRIAKERNPDLLIEGPLQYDAAIDPSVAKTKLPDSEVAGRATVFIFPDLNTGNNTYKAVQRSAEQSVAIGPVLQGLNKPVNDLSRGCTVPDIVNTVAITAVQAQAEKGLI, encoded by the coding sequence GTGTCAAATAATTTATATATCACTGCCACCGAAGAGAAGAGCGGTAAATCTGCAATCGCCTTGGGCATTATGCAGCTACTGCTCAGAGACATACAGCATGTCGCAATTTTCAGACCTATCATTAATGATAACCAGACTGGTTCCCGCGATCACGATATTAATCTCATAATGAGCTACTTTAATCTTGGTATTGAGTACGAAGATACCTATGCATACACCTTAAAAGAAGCTCGTGAACTTATTAATGGCGGCAAGCATTCACTTCTTCTTGAAAATATACTTAATAAATACAGTCAGCTGGAAGAGAAGTACGACTTTGTTCTCTGTGAGGGAACCGATTTTCAGGGTAAAGATCAGAACTTTGAATTTGATATCAATGCTGAGATTGCGGCTAACCTCGGTTGTCCTGTTTTGCTTGTTGCAAATGGCAGAGGTAAAACAAACGAAGATATTATTGCATCCACCCAGCTCGTAATTGATGCTCTCGAAGATAAGGGTGTTGATACGGTTGCTGCTATAATTAATAGGATTACTGCTCCTGAATCTGAGATGGCTGAGATTCTTTCAAGTATTAAATGTAAGGCCAGATGTGCCCAGGATCTTCTTGTATATGCAATTGAAGAAGATGAAAGTCTCGGCAATCCAAGCATGAATGACGTGCGTAACTGGCTTGCTGCTTCCGTTTTATATGGTCATGGAAGACTTGATACACTGGTCGACGACTACGTTATTGCTGCTATGCGGATTGGTAACTTCCTTGAGTATATTGAATCTGGAAGCCTGATTATTACTCCCGGCGATCGTTCAGATATTATTTTGAGTAGTCTTGCCTCCAGACTATCTACATCTTTCCCTGACATTTCAGGAATTCTCCTTACTGGCGGATTGCAGCCAAGTTCAAGTGTGCACAGGTTGATCGAAGGGTGGACAGGTGTTCCTATTCCTATTCTGTCCGTAGATACAAATACTTATCGCACCACGCAGGTTCTTAGCGAACTTTATGGCCGAATTGACCCACATGATCAGCGTAAAACTGCTTCCGCTCTCGGAACTTTTGAATCTCACGTTAATACCAATGAGCTAAGACAGCGCCTTATCTCAACGAAGTCTGTTAAAGTTACTCCCAAAATGTTTGAGTACAAGCTTGTTCAGAAGGCAAAGGCACATAAGCAGTGCATCGTTCTTCCTGAAGGAACAGCTGAAAGAGTTCTTCGTGCAGCGGATATGCTTACTCGTCGCGGGGTTGCTAATATTGTTTTGCTTGGTAAAGCTGATAAAGTCGGTGCTAAGATTTCATCGCTCGGTCTCGAGATGCATGATGTCAGGATACTTGATCCTGAATCCTCTCCGCAATTCGAAGACTACTGTAATACTTACTTTAAGTTACGTGAGCATAAAGGCATCCGTATGTCTGATGCTAGAGACAGAATGCTTGATCCAACATACTTCGGGTCCATGATGGTTTACATGGGCGATGCTGATGGAATGGTTTCAGGGTCTGTTACTACTACAGCTCAGACAATTCGTCCTGCTTTTGAGTTTATTAAAACTAAGCCGGGTGCGTCCATTGTTTCCAGTGTGTTCTTGATGTGCCTGAAAGACCGCGTTCTTGTCTTTGGAGATTGTGCCGTTAATCCTAATCCTAATGCGGAACAGCTTGCAGAGATTGCACTCAGCTCGGCCGCAACAGCGAAAATTTTTGGTGTCGAGCCTAGGGTTGCTTTACTCTCATATTCAACAGGGCAGTCCGGTAAGGGCGCCGATGTTGAAAAAGTTAAGGAAGCTGTGCGTATAGCTAAAGAACGCAATCCAGATCTTTTGATTGAGGGACCTTTGCAGTATGACGCTGCAATAGATCCTTCTGTTGCTAAAACCAAGCTGCCGGACAGTGAAGTCGCAGGGCGTGCAACAGTATTCATTTTCCCCGACCTGAATACAGGTAACAATACTTATAAAGCGGTTCAGCGTTCAGCTGAGCAGTCGGTTGCAATCGGTCCTGTTTTGCAGGGTCTAAATAAGCCGGTTAATGACCTTTCCCGAGGTTGTACTGTTCCTGATATTGTTAACACCGTAGCCATAACAGCAGTTCAGGCTCAAGCAGAAAAGGGACTTATTTAA
- a CDS encoding (Fe-S)-binding protein has product MSDVKKLAEKLMALDDQMVACMKCGMCQAVCPVFAETMQEADVTRGKIALLEKLAHEMIKDADQVNEKLNRCLLCGSCEANCPSGVKIMDIFIKARVIVTEYKGLSATKKLIFKGLLTRPKLFNLLTDVSAKFQGPFASVADKSAGTASCAMLNPLLGERHFMPLTKKPFRKDYPSLDSPRGISGLKVAFFPGCVVDKMFPHVGHAAIKVLEHHGVGIFLPKGQACCGIPTLASGDQDSFIVLMKQNIKAFEDGNFDYLVTPCATCTATIKETWIKMIEDEDPIFIEKVSDLADKTMDITQFLIDVVGISVPAKSKEGGKVVTYHDPCHLAKSLGVTAQPRALLKKNDKYEFKEMNEANRCCGCGGSFNLYHYDLSKSIGERKADNVRAVGAEVVTTSCPACMMQLGDMLSQSGGGIEVQHVLEIYADSIEK; this is encoded by the coding sequence ATGTCTGATGTTAAAAAATTAGCTGAAAAACTTATGGCTCTGGACGACCAGATGGTCGCCTGTATGAAGTGCGGTATGTGTCAGGCTGTTTGTCCTGTCTTTGCTGAAACCATGCAGGAAGCAGATGTTACTCGTGGCAAGATTGCTCTTCTTGAGAAACTTGCACATGAGATGATCAAAGATGCCGATCAGGTAAACGAAAAACTGAATAGATGTTTACTCTGCGGCTCTTGCGAAGCTAACTGTCCTAGCGGCGTTAAGATTATGGATATTTTCATTAAAGCTCGTGTTATCGTTACCGAGTACAAGGGATTATCCGCGACTAAGAAACTTATTTTTAAAGGTCTTTTGACCCGTCCTAAGTTGTTCAACTTACTAACAGATGTCAGTGCTAAGTTTCAGGGACCATTTGCCAGCGTAGCTGACAAGTCTGCCGGAACAGCAAGTTGTGCAATGCTTAATCCGCTTCTTGGTGAACGCCACTTCATGCCGCTCACTAAAAAGCCTTTCAGGAAAGATTACCCTAGTCTCGATTCACCTCGTGGAATCAGTGGTCTTAAGGTCGCGTTCTTCCCGGGTTGTGTTGTAGATAAAATGTTCCCGCATGTCGGGCATGCAGCTATAAAAGTGCTTGAGCACCATGGTGTAGGAATCTTCCTGCCTAAAGGGCAAGCCTGCTGCGGTATTCCTACTCTTGCATCCGGGGATCAAGATTCATTTATTGTTTTGATGAAGCAGAACATTAAAGCATTTGAGGATGGTAATTTTGATTACCTAGTAACTCCTTGTGCTACTTGTACAGCTACCATCAAAGAAACATGGATCAAAATGATCGAAGATGAAGATCCTATTTTCATAGAGAAAGTATCGGATCTTGCTGACAAGACAATGGATATTACTCAGTTCTTGATAGATGTTGTGGGCATCAGTGTTCCTGCTAAGTCTAAAGAGGGCGGTAAGGTCGTGACATATCATGATCCTTGTCACCTTGCTAAGTCTCTTGGCGTTACTGCTCAGCCTCGCGCACTACTTAAGAAAAATGATAAATATGAATTCAAGGAAATGAATGAAGCTAACCGTTGCTGTGGCTGCGGAGGTAGTTTCAACTTATACCATTACGATCTGTCAAAGAGTATCGGCGAACGCAAAGCTGATAACGTTAGAGCTGTTGGAGCGGAAGTCGTTACCACCTCATGTCCTGCATGTATGATGCAGCTTGGTGATATGCTTTCACAGTCCGGCGGTGGAATTGAAGTACAGCACGTACTTGAGATTTATGCTGATTCTATAGAAAAATAG
- a CDS encoding FAD-binding oxidoreductase — MGAEKLIKDFEAIVGSGGVLSSESDRHAYSYDSAVLDPALPAFVVKPNNTEQLGPITKLCNQHGLPLTVRGAGTNLSGGTIPHPGGIVVLTNGLNKIIEINEEDLYAVVEPGVVTAQFAAEVAKRGLFYPPDPGSQAVSTLGGNVAENAGGLRGLKYGVTKDYVMGMDFFDVNGDLIKSGSRTVKCVTGYNLAGLMVASEGTLGVFSNIIFKLVPPPKAQKAMMAVFDNIDKASETVAAIIANHIVPCTLELLDHVTIKYVEAFTKAGLPTEAQAILLIEVDGHPAEVADDAQKIVDICNKIGATSVKAAETAEEREALWFARRNALPALARARPTTVLEDATVPRSQIPAMIRGLNKIADKYKLSIGTFGHAGDGNLHPTILCDNRDKQEFHRVEEAVNEIFDVALSLKGTLSGEHGIGMAKSKWMIKETNQATLDYSLRMKKAIDPKGILNPGKIIEAS, encoded by the coding sequence ATGGGTGCTGAAAAGCTTATCAAAGATTTCGAGGCAATAGTTGGTTCCGGTGGTGTGTTGTCGAGTGAGTCTGACCGTCATGCTTACTCCTACGACTCAGCAGTTCTCGATCCTGCACTGCCTGCTTTCGTAGTTAAGCCTAATAATACTGAACAACTTGGTCCTATTACCAAACTTTGTAATCAGCACGGCCTGCCTTTAACCGTTCGCGGAGCAGGAACAAATCTTTCTGGCGGAACCATTCCACATCCTGGTGGAATTGTTGTTCTGACCAATGGCCTTAATAAAATTATCGAGATTAATGAAGAAGATCTCTACGCAGTTGTAGAACCAGGTGTTGTAACAGCACAGTTCGCAGCAGAAGTTGCAAAACGCGGTCTTTTCTATCCTCCAGATCCAGGTAGTCAGGCTGTTTCCACTCTTGGTGGTAACGTAGCTGAAAATGCTGGCGGTCTTCGCGGCCTTAAGTACGGCGTTACTAAAGATTACGTTATGGGAATGGATTTCTTTGATGTTAACGGCGACCTCATCAAGTCCGGTTCACGCACAGTAAAATGTGTAACAGGCTACAATCTTGCTGGGCTCATGGTTGCTTCCGAAGGAACTCTCGGAGTTTTCAGCAACATTATTTTCAAGCTTGTTCCGCCTCCTAAAGCTCAGAAAGCTATGATGGCTGTTTTCGATAACATCGATAAAGCATCTGAAACAGTGGCGGCAATTATTGCTAACCACATTGTTCCATGTACTCTTGAACTACTTGATCATGTAACAATTAAATATGTTGAAGCATTCACCAAAGCGGGTCTTCCAACTGAAGCTCAGGCTATTCTCTTGATCGAAGTTGATGGTCACCCTGCTGAAGTTGCTGACGATGCTCAGAAAATTGTAGATATTTGTAATAAAATTGGTGCTACATCTGTTAAAGCTGCGGAAACAGCTGAAGAACGTGAAGCTCTATGGTTTGCTCGTCGTAATGCGCTTCCGGCTCTTGCCCGCGCACGGCCTACAACAGTTCTTGAAGATGCAACTGTTCCACGCAGCCAGATTCCTGCAATGATCCGCGGACTTAATAAGATTGCTGATAAGTACAAACTTTCCATCGGAACATTCGGTCACGCTGGTGATGGTAACCTCCATCCTACTATTCTTTGTGACAACAGAGATAAGCAGGAATTCCACCGCGTAGAAGAAGCTGTTAACGAAATTTTCGATGTAGCTCTTTCTCTTAAAGGAACTCTTTCCGGTGAACATGGAATCGGAATGGCTAAGTCCAAGTGGATGATAAAGGAAACTAATCAGGCCACTCTCGACTACTCCCTCAGAATGAAGAAAGCTATTGATCCAAAGGGAATTCTTAATCCCGGCAAAATCATCGAGGCTAGCTAA